GCGGCAAGCTGAACGTCGACGCGGGCACGCCGGTCAGCGTGGCAATCGCGTGCTCGTATTGCGCACGGGCCACGCCCAGGTCGATATCCTGCGCTTCGGTGACCTGCAGTTGCGTCTCGGCCTGGCTCACGTCCGCCTGCGACGACACGCCGACCGCGAAACGGCTTTTGGTGAGATCGAGCGACTGTCGGTAATCTGTAATCGTCTGATCAAGCAAGCGTTTGGAGGCATCGAGTCCGCGCAGATTGAAGTAGTCGACCGCCAGCTCGGCATGCACGCCAAGGCGCACGCTCTCGAGATCGGCCGCGCTCGCCTGTGCGCCGGCGCGTGCGGCGTCGTTTTCGTGCGCGATTCTGCCCCACAGATCCGGCTCCCAGCTCGCGTCGAGTGCGACCGCATAATCGCCGAACGACTTGCCGGCCGTCTGCTGATGACCGATCACGTTCGCCGAATCGTGCAGGCTGGTCGCATCGGTCGTCACGCCGACGGTCGGCAGATACGCGGCGTGGGCGGACTCGACCATCGCACGCGCCTCCTGAAGCTGAGCGACGGCCTTCTGGATCGTCTGGTTCGAGACGCTGACGCGCGCTTCGAGTGCCGTCAGTTGCGGGTCGTTAAAGCGCGTCCACCATGCGCCGCGCGATTCGGTGTCGGCAGGCGCGGCGTGGGTCCAGCCAGGTGTAGCAGGCGAAGACGACACGGCCGCTTTGCCCGCCGTTGTCGACAGTGCGCCGCTATCTGTCGAGGACAGGCCGCCGTTCTCCTTGAAAGCCGCGGGCACGGCCACCGAGGGTCGCACATAGTCCGGACCGATCGAGCAGCCCGCGAGACCGAACACACTCGCCGCGCAAAGCGCACCAAGCAGCCGCGCGCGCGCGCTGCGCAGCGGCGTCACGTGAACAAGCCGCAGCTTCATGACTGGCCCCCTGCTCCGTTCGCTTTTGTCGCCGAGGCGCTGCCAGGGACGAAACCCGCACGGGCTGTCCATTAGTAATCGAGTCG
Above is a genomic segment from Paraburkholderia phenazinium containing:
- a CDS encoding efflux transporter outer membrane subunit — translated: MFGLAGCSIGPDYVRPSVAVPAAFKENGGLSSTDSGALSTTAGKAAVSSSPATPGWTHAAPADTESRGAWWTRFNDPQLTALEARVSVSNQTIQKAVAQLQEARAMVESAHAAYLPTVGVTTDATSLHDSANVIGHQQTAGKSFGDYAVALDASWEPDLWGRIAHENDAARAGAQASAADLESVRLGVHAELAVDYFNLRGLDASKRLLDQTITDYRQSLDLTKSRFAVGVSSQADVSQAETQLQVTEAQDIDLGVARAQYEHAIATLTGVPASTFSLPPATADFVPPAIPVGLPSELLQRRPDIAAAERRVAAANDQIGIAQSAFFPDLVLSATGGFESSTLTNWLTAPSRMWAVGPALVGTLFDGGRRRAMTEKAQAQYDASAADYRETVLTAFQEVEDNLASLRILREEASKQNEAVASAQKTLQLALDQYRIGTVDYLEVVTAQSTALTDERTAVDLERRQIDASVLLVKALGGVW